The Brassica napus cultivar Da-Ae chromosome C7, Da-Ae, whole genome shotgun sequence genome has a segment encoding these proteins:
- the LOC106440458 gene encoding glutamate--cysteine ligase, chloroplastic translates to MALLSQGGGAYTVPSGTLCSKTRALAVSGGVDVLRMKDSFYSRSKRRNHQLIVAASPPTDEAAVVAAEPLTRDDLIAYLASGCKSKDKWRIGTEHEKFGFEVNTLRPMKYDQIAELLNSIAERFEWEKVMEGDKIIGLKQGKQSISLEPGGQFELSGAPLETLHQTCAEVNSHLYQVKAVAEEMGIGFLGIGFQPKWRREDIPIMPKGRYDIMRNYMPKVGSLGLDMMLRTCTVQVNLDFSSEADMIRKFRAGLALQPIATALFANSPFTEGKPNGFLSMRSHIWTDTDKDRTGMLPFVFDDSFGFEQYVDYALDVPMYFAYRNKKYVDCTGMTFRQFLAGKLPCLPGELPTYNDWENHLTTIFPEVRLKRYLEMRGADGGPWRRLCALPAFWVGLLYDEDVLQAVLDLIADLTPAEREMLRNKVPVTGLKTPFRDGLLKHVAEDVLKLAKDGLERRGYKEAGFLNAVAEVVRTGVTPAENLLEMYNGEWGQSVDPVFQELLY, encoded by the exons ATGGCGCTCTTGTCTCAGGGAGGAGGAGCGTACACTGTTCCTTCTGGAACTCTATGCtcaaagactagagctttagCAGTTTCTGGTGGTGTGGATGTGTTGAGGATGAAAGATAGCTTCTACTCCAGGAGTAAGAGAAGGAATCATCAGTTGATTGTTGCGGCTAGCCCTCCTACGGATGAGGCTGCTGTTGTTGCAGCTGAGCCGTTGACGAGAGATGATCTCATTGCCTATCTTGCCTCTGGCTGCAAATCAAAGGATAAATGGAG AATAGGTACAGAACATGAGAAGTTTGGGTTTGAAGTCAACACTCTGCGCCCTATGAAGTATGATCAGATAGCTGAGCTGCTTAACAGTATCGCTGAGAGATTTGAGTGGGAGAAAGTCATGGAAGGTGACAAGATCATTGGTCTCAAGCAG GGGAAGCAAAGCATTTCACTTGAGCCTGGTGGTCAGTTTGAGCTTAGTGGTGCTCCTCTTGAAACTCTGCATCAAACGTGTGCTGAAGTCAATTCACACCTTTATCAG GTAAAAGCTGTCGCTGAGGAGATGGGAATTGGTTTCTTGGGAATCGGTTTCCAGCCCAAATGGCGTAGGGAGGATATACCCATCATGCCAAAG GGGAGATACGACATAATGAGAAACTACATGCCGAAAGTTGGTTCCCTCGGACTTGATATGATGCTTCGAACGTGTACCGTTCAG GTTAATCTGGATTTTAGCTCAGAAGCCGATATGATCAGGAAGTTCCGTGCTGGTCTTGCGTTGCAACCT ATAGCAACGGCTTTATTTGCAAATTCCCCTTTTACCGAAGGAAAGCCAAACGGGTTTCTCAGCATGAGAAG CCACATATGGACAGACACTGACAAGGACCGCACAGGAATGCTACCTTTTGTTTTCGATGACTCTTTCGG GTTTGAGCAGTATGTTGACTACGCACTTGATGTCCCTATGTACTTTGCCTACAGAAACAAGAAATACGTCGACTGTACTGGAATGACATTTCGG CAATTTTTGGCTGGAAAGCTTCCTTGTCTCCCAGGTGAACTGCCAACATATAATGATTGGGAAAATCATCTGACAACAATATTCCCAGAG GTTCGGTTGAAGAGATACTTGGAGATGAGAGGTGCTGATGGAGGTCCTTGGAGGAGGTTGTGCGCTCTTCCAGCTTTTTGG GTGGGTTTGTTATATGATGAGGACGTTCTCCAAGCTGTATTGGATCTGATAGCTGACTTGACTCCAGCAGAAAGAGAGATGCTAAGGAACAAA GTTCCGGTAACTGGTTTAAAGACTCCGTTTAGAGATGGTTTGTTGAAGCATGTAGCTGAAGATGTCCTGAAACTCGCGAAG GATGGTTTAGAGCGTAGAGGTTACAAGGAAGCAGGTTTCTTGAACGCTGTCGCTGAAGTGGTCAGAACAGGAGTCACACCTGCGGAGAATCTCTTGGAAATGTACAATGGAGAGTGGGGACAAAGCGTAGATCCTGTGTTCCAGGAACTGCTGTACTAA
- the LOC125590665 gene encoding germ cell nuclear acidic protein-like has product MSDKFMPPRKTVRRRSPSTEPSGESSTDDDANEVERKVPFNVALMRPRPFKQFLEDDSTDSEATDSEATDSEATYSEATDSEATDSEATDNEENEVARESPKAPRMRVRAREPSDEDDSADSDATSQEELKVSPKKNNDAVNEPPNKKRRLHRRKMYTPRRFISPEAEVNQTDAKPCNSGGSKEGHSD; this is encoded by the coding sequence atgagtgATAAATTTATGCCTCCAAGGAAAACAGTTCGCAGAAGATCTCCGTCAACTGAACCATCTGGGGAGAGTTCAACAGATGATGACGCAAACGAAGTTGAGAGAAAAGTCCCCTTCAACGTTGCTCTCATGAGACCTCGGCCATTTAAACAATTTCTTGAGGATGATTCAACGGACAGTGAAGCAACGGACAGTGAAGCAACGGACAGTGAAGCAACATACAGTGAAGCAACGGACAGTGAAGCAACGGACAGTGAAGCAACGGACAACGAAGAGAACGAAGTTGCGAGAGAATCTCCCAAAGCTCCTCGCATGAGAGTTAGGGCACGAGAACCATCTGATGAGGATGATTCAGCGGACAGTGACGCAACAAGTCAAGAGGAGTTAAAAGTGAGTCCAAAGAAGAACAATGATGCAGTAAACGAGCCGCCGAACAAGAAGAGAAGACTGCATAGGAGGAAGATGTATACCCCTCGAAGATTTATTTCCCCAGAGGCAGAAGTTAACCAGACTGATGCAAAGCCGTGCAACAGTGGGGGATCAAAGGAGGGCCATTCTGATTAA
- the LOC125590080 gene encoding WAS/WASL-interacting protein family member 3-like isoform X2, producing the protein MLLLVRTPPRLTRSISRRGEELLKSQRSSFSPVSAFSTPSLLPPVRTRLSNVSGPAFLSVTKSPPSLPSKPEPPDLVPREQLEHLFEALSPPDQPLEALSPPDLPLEARSPPEPPDPPDVPVVGNMILCWESNVED; encoded by the exons ATGCTTCTCCTCGTCAGGACTCCACCTAGGTTAACCCGAAGCATTTCAAGGAGAGGTGAAGAACTCTTGAAATCTCAAAGGTCAAGCTTTTCACCTGTCTCTGCGTTTTCCACGCCTAGTTTGTTGCCTCCGGTGAGAACTCGCCTTTCCAATGTCTCAGGCCCTGCTTTCCTTTCAGTGACGAAGAGCCCTCCTTCACTACCCTCTAAGCCGGAACCTCCAGATCTGGTTCCGAGGGAGCAGCTAGAACACTTGTTTGAAGCTCTCTCTCCGCCAGATCAGCCGCTTGAAGCTCTCTCTCCACCAGATCTGCCGCTTGAAGCTCGCTCTCCGCCAGAACCACCAGACCCTCCTGACGTACCCGTCGTTGGTAATATGATTCTTTGCTG GGAGTCTAATGTTGAAGATTAG
- the LOC125590080 gene encoding WAS/WASL-interacting protein family member 3-like isoform X1: MLLLVRTPPRLTRSISRRGEELLKSQRSSFSPVSAFSTPSLLPPVRTRLSNVSGPAFLSVTKSPPSLPSKPEPPDLVPREQLEHLFEALSPPDQPLEALSPPDLPLEARSPPEPPDPPDVPVVGNMILCWCVDWSSKCSFPSMIVILVVAATLVSLSRPLIQGV, translated from the exons ATGCTTCTCCTCGTCAGGACTCCACCTAGGTTAACCCGAAGCATTTCAAGGAGAGGTGAAGAACTCTTGAAATCTCAAAGGTCAAGCTTTTCACCTGTCTCTGCGTTTTCCACGCCTAGTTTGTTGCCTCCGGTGAGAACTCGCCTTTCCAATGTCTCAGGCCCTGCTTTCCTTTCAGTGACGAAGAGCCCTCCTTCACTACCCTCTAAGCCGGAACCTCCAGATCTGGTTCCGAGGGAGCAGCTAGAACACTTGTTTGAAGCTCTCTCTCCGCCAGATCAGCCGCTTGAAGCTCTCTCTCCACCAGATCTGCCGCTTGAAGCTCGCTCTCCGCCAGAACCACCAGACCCTCCTGACGTACCCGTCGTTGGTAATATGATTCTTTGCTGGTGCGTTGACTGGAGTTCTAAATGTTCCTTTCCCAGCATGATTGTCATTTTGGTTGTTGCTGCAACACTGGTCTCTCTTTCTCGTCCATTAATCCAG GGAGTCTAA